The Micromonospora sp. M71_S20 genome has a window encoding:
- a CDS encoding UDP-glucuronic acid decarboxylase family protein translates to MNAAARFGPGHRILVTGGAGFVPSHLVDALIARGCTVVALDNFITGSKENVAHLLDEPNFTLVEADISDGLPTHPAMAERFDAILHMASPASPTDFEKLPVEILRVGSVATLHLLDRAVADGARFLMASTSEAYGDPKEHPQPESYWGNVNPIGIRSVYDEAKRFSEAATMAYHRSRGLDTAIVRIFNTYGPRMRPDDGRAIPTFISQALRGEPITVHGTGNQTRSICYVSDLVHGILLLLDSRETGPINCGTEHEMSMRQLAETIVSLTGSSSEVTYITRSADDPEMRRPDLTLARELLGYEPTVAPEDGLRRTIEYFRERMV, encoded by the coding sequence ATGAACGCTGCTGCCCGCTTCGGACCCGGTCACCGCATCCTCGTCACGGGCGGCGCCGGCTTCGTACCGTCGCACCTGGTGGACGCCCTGATCGCTCGCGGCTGCACCGTGGTCGCGCTCGACAACTTCATCACCGGGTCGAAGGAGAACGTCGCCCACCTGCTGGACGAGCCGAACTTCACCCTGGTCGAGGCCGACATCTCCGACGGCCTGCCGACCCACCCGGCGATGGCCGAGCGGTTCGACGCCATCCTGCACATGGCCTCGCCAGCGAGCCCGACCGACTTCGAGAAGCTGCCGGTGGAGATCCTCCGCGTCGGCTCGGTGGCCACCCTGCACCTGCTGGACCGCGCGGTCGCCGACGGCGCCCGCTTCCTGATGGCCTCCACCTCCGAGGCGTACGGGGACCCGAAGGAGCACCCGCAGCCCGAGTCGTACTGGGGCAACGTCAACCCGATCGGCATCCGCAGCGTCTACGACGAGGCGAAGCGCTTCTCCGAGGCGGCCACCATGGCCTACCACCGCAGCCGCGGGCTGGACACGGCCATCGTCCGGATCTTCAACACGTACGGCCCGCGGATGCGCCCGGACGACGGCCGGGCCATCCCGACCTTCATCTCCCAGGCGCTGCGCGGCGAGCCGATCACCGTGCACGGCACCGGCAACCAGACCCGGTCGATCTGCTACGTGTCCGACCTGGTGCACGGCATCCTGCTGCTGCTCGACTCCCGCGAGACGGGGCCGATCAACTGCGGCACCGAGCACGAGATGAGCATGCGGCAGCTGGCCGAGACGATCGTGTCGCTCACCGGGAGCAGCTCGGAGGTGACCTACATCACCCGCAGCGCCGACGACCCGGAGATGCGCCGCCCGGATCTGACCCTCGCCCGCGAGCTGCTCGGATACGAGCCGACCGTGGCGCCCGAGGACGGTCTGCGCCGCACCATCGAGTACTTCCGCGAGCGGATGGTCTAG
- a CDS encoding cation acetate symporter has protein sequence MNTVLAAEAGDTTARNLTIALFLVFVAVTLVITIWASRQTKTATDFYAGGRSFSGFQNGMAIGGDYMSAASFLGIAGMIALYGYDGFLYSIGFLVAWLVALLLVAELLRNSGRYTMADVLAFRMRQRPVRTAAAVSTITVSIFYLLAQMVGAGALVALLLGIKPGTTFLGMDADTAKVATIIMVGALMIIYVTVGGMKGTTYVQIVKAFLLMGGALVMTLLVLAHYKFNLSALLGDAAAASGKGESFLKPGGRYGVEVAGNAMQTFYNKMDLLSLGIALVLGTAGLPHILIRFYTVPTAKAARKSVLWAIGIIGTFYLLTLALGFGAAALVGSEAIIAQDKAGNTAAPQLAEALGIDFLGGDLGGATLLAIIAAVAFATILAVVAGLTLASSSSLAHDFYANVIKDGTASERQEVRVARVSALVIGAISIVLSIYAQNLNVAFLVALAFAVAASGNLPAILYSLFWRRFNTSGAVWAIYGGLLSAVLLVFFSPVVSGAPTSMFPEQDWQWFPLSNPGILSIPFGFLCGWIGTVISKEHDEEKYAELEVRSVTGAGAH, from the coding sequence ATGAACACGGTCCTCGCGGCTGAGGCGGGCGACACCACCGCCCGCAACCTCACCATCGCCCTGTTCCTGGTCTTCGTGGCGGTGACCCTGGTGATCACCATCTGGGCCAGCCGGCAGACCAAGACGGCCACCGACTTCTACGCCGGCGGGCGCTCCTTCTCCGGGTTCCAGAACGGCATGGCGATCGGCGGCGACTACATGTCGGCCGCGTCGTTCCTCGGCATCGCCGGCATGATCGCCCTGTACGGCTACGACGGCTTCCTCTACTCCATCGGCTTCCTGGTCGCCTGGCTGGTCGCGCTGCTGCTCGTCGCCGAACTGCTGCGCAACTCCGGCCGCTACACGATGGCCGACGTGCTGGCCTTCCGAATGCGCCAGCGCCCGGTGCGGACCGCCGCGGCCGTCTCCACCATCACCGTGTCGATCTTCTACCTGCTGGCGCAGATGGTGGGCGCGGGCGCGCTGGTCGCGCTGCTGCTCGGCATCAAGCCTGGCACCACGTTCCTCGGCATGGACGCCGACACCGCGAAGGTCGCCACCATCATCATGGTGGGCGCCCTGATGATCATCTACGTCACCGTGGGCGGCATGAAGGGCACCACGTACGTGCAGATCGTCAAGGCGTTCCTGCTCATGGGTGGTGCCCTCGTGATGACCCTGCTGGTGCTGGCGCACTACAAGTTCAACCTTTCCGCCCTGCTCGGCGACGCGGCGGCTGCATCGGGCAAGGGAGAGAGCTTCCTCAAGCCGGGCGGGCGGTACGGCGTGGAGGTGGCCGGCAACGCGATGCAGACCTTCTACAACAAGATGGACCTGTTGTCGCTCGGTATCGCGCTGGTGCTCGGCACCGCCGGGCTGCCGCACATCCTGATCCGCTTCTACACCGTGCCGACGGCGAAGGCGGCCCGCAAGAGCGTGCTCTGGGCGATCGGCATCATCGGCACCTTCTACCTGCTCACCCTGGCCCTCGGTTTCGGCGCGGCGGCCCTGGTCGGCAGCGAGGCGATCATCGCGCAGGACAAGGCCGGCAACACGGCCGCGCCGCAGCTCGCCGAGGCGCTCGGCATCGACTTCCTCGGCGGCGACCTGGGCGGTGCCACCCTGCTCGCCATCATCGCTGCGGTCGCCTTCGCCACGATCCTGGCAGTGGTGGCCGGCCTGACCCTGGCCTCCTCGTCCAGCCTGGCGCACGACTTCTACGCCAACGTGATCAAGGACGGGACGGCGTCCGAGCGGCAGGAGGTCAGGGTCGCCCGGGTCTCCGCCCTGGTGATCGGCGCGATCTCGATCGTGCTGTCGATCTACGCGCAGAACCTGAACGTGGCCTTCCTGGTGGCGCTGGCCTTCGCGGTGGCCGCCTCCGGCAACCTGCCGGCGATCCTCTACAGCCTGTTCTGGCGACGGTTCAACACCTCGGGCGCGGTGTGGGCCATCTACGGCGGCCTGCTCTCCGCCGTCCTGCTGGTGTTCTTCTCGCCGGTGGTCTCCGGCGCGCCCACCTCGATGTTCCCCGAGCAGGACTGGCAGTGGTTCCCGCTGTCCAACCCGGGCATCCTGTCCATCCCGTTCGGCTTCCTGTGCGGGTGGATCGGCACTGTGATCTCCAAGGAGCACGACGAGGAGAAGTACGCGGAGCTGGAGGTGCGTTCCGTCACCGGCGCCGGCGCCCACTGA
- a CDS encoding LCP family protein codes for MVLLAGLAVAGLNALTDRYEGSVVREQLLDPTARRERTDPDGPLNYLLVGTDRWQSGSAADRRSDTILIVHVPAGGREAYLVSVPRDLLVAIPAGNGYGGGQDKINAAYEHGGGGQAGTRLLSATLSRLTGIRFDGAALIDFSGLRKVIDLLGGVRMCVDTEVRSIHTDRVFPPGCQQMDGGQALDYVRQRYDLPGGDYDRQTHQQQLLRAMLERTSETSLRTNPVKLDQVIRAVGGSLTVDTNGVPLEDLVLALRDLPADALRGVQVPSHPQTIDQVSYVVLDNGGNGLFEAVRGTRVPDWARANPRWVTRL; via the coding sequence CTGGTCCTGCTGGCCGGGCTCGCCGTGGCGGGCCTGAATGCGCTGACCGACCGGTACGAGGGCAGCGTCGTCCGGGAGCAACTGCTCGACCCCACCGCCCGCCGGGAGCGCACCGACCCCGACGGGCCGCTGAACTACCTGCTGGTGGGGACCGACCGGTGGCAGAGCGGCAGCGCGGCGGACCGACGCTCCGACACCATCCTCATCGTGCACGTCCCCGCCGGCGGGCGCGAGGCGTACCTGGTCTCGGTCCCCCGGGACCTGCTCGTCGCCATCCCCGCCGGCAACGGCTACGGCGGCGGCCAGGACAAGATCAACGCGGCGTACGAGCACGGCGGCGGCGGCCAGGCGGGCACCCGGCTGCTCTCGGCCACCCTGTCCCGGCTGACCGGCATCCGCTTCGACGGCGCGGCCCTGATCGACTTCTCCGGTCTCCGCAAGGTCATCGACCTGCTCGGCGGCGTACGCATGTGCGTCGACACCGAGGTCCGCTCGATCCACACCGACCGGGTCTTCCCGCCCGGCTGCCAGCAGATGGACGGCGGCCAGGCGCTGGACTACGTCCGGCAGCGCTACGACCTGCCGGGCGGCGACTACGACCGGCAGACCCACCAGCAGCAACTGCTCCGGGCGATGCTGGAGCGCACAAGTGAGACGTCGCTGCGGACCAACCCGGTCAAGCTGGACCAGGTGATCCGCGCCGTGGGCGGCTCGTTGACCGTGGACACCAACGGCGTACCGCTGGAGGACCTGGTCCTCGCGCTGCGCGACCTGCCGGCCGACGCGCTGCGCGGCGTGCAGGTCCCCTCCCACCCCCAGACCATCGACCAGGTGTCGTACGTCGTGCTCGACAACGGCGGGAACGGCCTCTTCGAGGCGGTACGCGGCACCCGCGTGCCGGACTGGGCGCGGGCCAACCCGCGGTGGGTCACCCGGTTGTGA
- a CDS encoding LCP family protein yields the protein MSATMPAGVPLPHLHRSAGRASVPGPGRDAGRARPAEARWSPAADEPRAGGPGGPAGPGGPGGPGGPGGPDRPGRRGVRPRWGRIALVAGVAVLVLALLGGAGAWFYARGLNDDLARTDPFSEITGGRPAKAVDGALNILLVGSDSRDPDAPVDKSSKWRADTIIVMHIPSDHQKAYLVSIPRDLYVPIPESANADCGTGQRGKINAAFAFGGLPLAVRTVECFTDVRLDHVMAIDFAGFKQVTDALGGVDLKVERTVTSIHKPYRTFTKGTNHMDGAEALDWIRQRKQFPDGDFARMRHQQEFLRALMDKAASTGTLTNPKKLNDFLKSVTAAVTVDQSFSLVDMGVQFRNLRGENLTFVTSPHVGSQTINGESVVVSDKEKALTMYKAMSADTMTAWVEANQKKDGTGN from the coding sequence ATGTCAGCGACCATGCCCGCCGGAGTTCCACTCCCGCACCTGCACCGCAGCGCCGGGCGCGCCTCGGTGCCCGGCCCCGGCCGGGACGCCGGACGCGCCCGGCCGGCCGAGGCCCGCTGGTCCCCGGCGGCGGACGAGCCACGCGCCGGCGGCCCGGGCGGCCCCGCGGGACCGGGCGGGCCGGGCGGACCGGGCGGACCGGGCGGACCTGACCGGCCGGGCCGGCGCGGCGTCCGCCCCCGGTGGGGCCGGATCGCCCTGGTGGCCGGCGTGGCCGTCCTGGTGCTCGCGCTGCTCGGCGGGGCGGGCGCCTGGTTCTACGCCCGCGGCCTCAACGACGACCTGGCCCGCACCGACCCGTTCTCGGAGATCACCGGGGGCCGCCCGGCCAAGGCGGTGGACGGCGCCCTGAACATCCTGCTGGTGGGCAGCGACTCCCGGGACCCGGACGCCCCGGTGGACAAGTCCAGCAAGTGGCGGGCCGACACGATCATCGTGATGCACATCCCGTCGGACCACCAGAAGGCCTACCTGGTCTCCATCCCCCGCGACCTGTACGTGCCGATCCCGGAGAGTGCCAACGCGGACTGCGGCACCGGGCAGCGGGGGAAGATCAACGCCGCCTTCGCCTTCGGCGGGCTGCCGCTGGCCGTCCGGACGGTGGAGTGCTTCACCGACGTGCGGCTCGACCACGTGATGGCGATCGACTTCGCCGGCTTCAAGCAGGTCACCGACGCCCTCGGCGGCGTCGACCTCAAGGTCGAGCGGACCGTCACCTCGATCCACAAGCCGTACCGGACGTTCACCAAGGGCACCAACCACATGGACGGCGCCGAGGCGCTGGACTGGATCCGGCAGCGCAAGCAGTTCCCGGACGGCGACTTCGCCCGGATGCGGCACCAGCAGGAGTTCCTCCGCGCCCTGATGGACAAGGCGGCGAGCACGGGCACGCTGACCAATCCGAAGAAGCTGAACGACTTCCTCAAGTCGGTCACCGCCGCGGTCACCGTCGACCAGAGCTTCTCGCTGGTCGACATGGGGGTCCAGTTCCGCAACCTGCGCGGCGAGAACCTCACCTTCGTGACCAGCCCGCACGTCGGCAGCCAGACCATCAACGGGGAGTCGGTGGTGGTGTCGGACAAGGAAAAGGCGCTGACCATGTACAAGGCGATGTCGGCCGACACCATGACGGCCTGGGTCGAGGCCAATCAGAAGAAGGACGGCACCGGAAACTGA
- a CDS encoding LCP family protein: protein MPVQTSRRPPALESPRGPVRASTSIPKQPVKGGKPRGGSAKKRSRRKDPLWARLTLIFGAVLMVASGAAIVGSKALISSATGNIAQRNLLGDAGKTDAEGGASLDGPIDMLLLGVDARERWAADDVRADSIIVLHIPATHDQAYLISIPRDTEAQIPAFRPSGYKGGTDKINAAFQAGARNGGGWEGGAQLMAQTIKKMTGISFDGAAIINFGGFKNVIDALGTVRICVKQEVESIHMSYVDGKPMWNADAKKTGKQRTPVVHKKGCREMEGWAALDYSRQRKSLKNGDYDRQQNQQQLIKAMAKKATQDGTLTNPLKLNKLMDAAGKAFILDTAGVPVPDFVFTMRGVTGNDLVMLKTNGGTFHSDGTRETLSAQTLDMFRAVKQDKLAEFVFANPEVVSSRE, encoded by the coding sequence ATGCCGGTTCAGACCAGCCGTCGCCCTCCGGCGCTGGAGTCCCCCCGTGGCCCGGTCCGGGCCTCCACGAGCATCCCGAAGCAGCCCGTCAAGGGCGGCAAGCCCCGTGGCGGGTCCGCTAAGAAGCGGTCGCGCCGCAAGGACCCGCTCTGGGCCCGACTCACCCTGATCTTCGGCGCCGTGCTGATGGTCGCCAGCGGTGCGGCGATCGTCGGCAGCAAGGCGCTGATCAGCAGCGCCACCGGCAACATCGCCCAGCGCAACCTGCTCGGCGACGCGGGCAAGACCGACGCCGAGGGTGGCGCCAGCCTGGACGGCCCGATCGACATGCTGCTGCTCGGTGTGGACGCCCGGGAGCGGTGGGCCGCCGACGACGTGCGGGCGGACAGCATCATCGTGCTGCACATCCCGGCGACGCACGACCAGGCGTACCTGATCTCGATCCCCCGGGACACCGAGGCCCAGATCCCGGCCTTCAGGCCGAGCGGCTACAAGGGCGGCACCGACAAGATCAACGCGGCGTTCCAGGCCGGCGCCCGCAACGGCGGTGGCTGGGAGGGCGGCGCCCAGCTGATGGCGCAGACGATCAAGAAGATGACCGGGATCAGCTTCGACGGCGCGGCGATCATCAACTTCGGCGGCTTCAAGAACGTCATCGACGCCCTCGGCACCGTGCGCATCTGCGTCAAGCAGGAGGTCGAGTCGATCCACATGTCGTACGTGGACGGCAAGCCGATGTGGAACGCCGACGCGAAGAAGACCGGCAAGCAGCGGACGCCCGTGGTGCACAAGAAGGGCTGCCGCGAGATGGAGGGCTGGGCGGCGCTGGACTACTCCCGGCAGCGCAAGAGCCTCAAGAACGGCGACTACGACCGGCAGCAGAACCAGCAGCAGCTGATCAAGGCGATGGCGAAGAAGGCCACCCAGGACGGGACGCTGACCAACCCCCTCAAGCTCAACAAGCTGATGGACGCGGCCGGCAAGGCGTTCATCCTGGACACCGCCGGCGTGCCGGTCCCCGACTTCGTCTTCACCATGCGCGGGGTGACCGGCAACGACCTCGTGATGCTGAAGACGAACGGCGGCACCTTCCACAGCGACGGCACCCGCGAGACGCTCAGCGCCCAGACGCTGGACATGTTCCGCGCGGTGAAACAGGACAAGCTGGCCGAGTTCGTCTTCGCCAACCCCGAAGTGGTCTCCAGCCGCGAGTAG